The genomic window TAGCTGGACAACTCACATTTTTGTTTACCCTGTTTATTAACTTGCACGTTATTTAGATAGTAGTGAGTAGTGAGTAATGAGTATGTAAATAATTTTAAATTTTGAATTTTGAATTGGAGCGAAGCGACTTGACTAAATCTTCCACCCAAAATAAATTACTTCCCTGGCTGGATGTCTTAGCAATTACAGCTTGGGGTGTGATGATGCTGAGATATTGGCTAAATGGTAAGCTAAACCTCCTAATTCACCCCAATTTCTTTCCTTTAGTGGTACTAGGTGGTGCTGGTTTGATAGCCTTGGGTTTGTTGAAAGCACGAGAACTATGGCGATCGCGACGGCGACAGCGTGATATGACACCAAACCCTCAACACATTAATTTTTTTGCCCCTGGTTGGGGTAGTAGCTTGCTGTTAATCACAGCGATTTTAGGTTTAATCATCACACCCCAAGTATTTGCCAGTGATAAGGCACTCCAGAGAGGAGTTACAGATTTATTGTCAACCTCTCGCGTTCAACCCCAAGCCTTTCGTGCTTCTATTCGTCCAGAAGAGCGATCGCTTGTGGACTGGGTACGCACACTCAGCGTCTACCCTGAACCAGACTCATATACAGGTCAAAAAGTCAAGGTTCA from Nostoc sp. UHCC 0870 includes these protein-coding regions:
- a CDS encoding TIGR03943 family putative permease subunit yields the protein MTKSSTQNKLLPWLDVLAITAWGVMMLRYWLNGKLNLLIHPNFFPLVVLGGAGLIALGLLKARELWRSRRRQRDMTPNPQHINFFAPGWGSSLLLITAILGLIITPQVFASDKALQRGVTDLLSTSRVQPQAFRASIRPEERSLVDWVRTLSVYPEPDSYTGQKVKVQGFVVHPPEIGTEYIFLARFVLTCCAADAYPVGLPVKLSTGQERYSPDTWLEIEGKMVTETISGNRQLTIAASSLKKIPQPENPYSY